The genomic region CAGTTGGATATGAAGTATATCTAGGACCTGGTTTTGAATATTTTACGAACTTAGCAAAATCTATCATCTATTTTTCATCTCTTTTTCTATCTAACCAAACCATAACACCTTTTTGAGCATGAAGTCTATTTTCAGCTTCTTCAAAAATAAGGCTTTGAGAACTTTCCATTACTTCATTTGTCACTTCATAACCTCTATATGCAGGTAAACAATGTAAGAAAATAGCCTTTTCTTGAGCTAATTTCATCATATCAGCATCTATCATATATCCAGCAAAATCTTTTATTCTTTTTTCTTTTTCATCTTCTTGTCCCATTGAAACCCAAGTATCAGTTGTAACAACAGTTGAATCTTTTATAGCAGTTTTTGGGTCATTTCCTATGATAATTTTTGCACCACTTATTTTTGCCATTTCAAGAGCATTATTTAAGATGTTTTTATCTACTTCATAACCTTTTGGAGTTGCAATTCTAAGTTCAAATCCAAGTTTTGCTGCTAGATTTAGCCAAGAGTGAGCCATATTATTTCCATCACCTACATAAGCAACAACCAAATCTTTTTCAAGTCCTGCTTCTTGGATAGTCATATAATCAGCCATAAGTTGTACTGGATGATATTCATTTGTTAGACCATTTATTACTGGAACTTTTGAGTATTTTGCAAACTCTTCAATTTTACTTTGTTCAAAAGTTCTAATCATCACCATATCAGCCATTCTTGAAATAACTCTTGAAGTGTCACTCATAGGCTCACCTCGACCTAATTGAATGTCATTTGATGAAAGAAATAGCCCAATTCCACCTAACTGATAAATACCAGTTTCGAAAGAGACTCTTGTTCTTGTTGAACTTTTTTCAAAAATCATAGCTAAAACTTTTTTAGGCATATAATCTTTAAATTCTCTTCTTTTTGTCTCTTCTTTAATCTGCTTTGCTAAAGTAAGGATTTCTAAAATCTCATCTTTAGTAAAGTCAGTTAGTGTTAAGAAATGTCTCATTTAATTCCTTTCTAAATTCAATAAAAACAAACATTCTATTGAATTTAGCTTTAGAAATTCTTAAAATTCACTAATTTTAGAGATAAAAAATATTCAATTAAAAATTTGTAATTTAAGAAAGCATTATAAAATGAGAGTTTTACGATAAAAATGTTTGTAAGTTGCTAATTAATAACTCATTTAAAATAACAAAATAGTTACAAAATGAAGGTAGATATTTGAAAAAGTATAGCTTAAAACAAAAATCGTATGTTTTAACATACGATTTTTTAGTGAATAAATAAATTTATTTTTTTCTTAAAATTTCACAAACTTCTTTTGCATGATAAGTTATGATGATATTTGCTCCTGCTCTTTTAAAAGCAATCATTGTTTCCATCATAACTCTTTCATAATCAATCAATCCTGCAAGTCCTGCATGTTTTAACATCGCATATTCACCACTTACATTATATGCACAAAGTGGAAGATTTGTTTCATTTCTAATATCTCTAATAACATCTAAAAAAGCAAGTGCTGGTTTAACCATAAGGATATCTGCACCTTCTTTTTCATCTTCTAAAGACTCTTCTATAGCTTCAAGTCTATTTGCTGGATTCATTTGATAACTTCTTCTATCTCCAAAAGATGGAGTTGATTCAGCTACATCTCTAAATGGACCATAATATCCGCTTGCAAATTTAGTTGAATAAGCCATAATAGGTAAATCTTTAAATCCATTATTATCAAGTGTAGTTCTTAAAGTTGTAATAATTCCATCCATCATTCCACTTGGTGCTATCATATCTGCACCAGCTCTTGCATGAACTAATGCTTGTTGAGCAGATATTTCTAAAGTTTTATCATTATCAACAGTTTGCGTTTTTGGATCAAGTATTCCACAATGTCCGTGATCTGTATATTCACAAAAACATAAATCTGTTACTATAAACATATCTGGGAATTTTGCCTTTATAGCTTTTATAGTTCTAGCAATAATACTCTCTTCACATAAACATTCACTTCCAACAGAATCTTTTACATCAGGAATTCCAAATAAAATAATAGATTTTAAATTTATACTATGTAAATATTCACACTCTTTTAATATTTCATCAAGACTCATTTGATAAACACCTGGCATTGATGCAACTTCTGTTTTTATACCTTTACCTTCTTTAACAAATAGTGGATATATGAAATCTTCTGGCGTTAAAACAGTCTCTTGCACTAAATTTCTTAGTGTTTCATTTATTCTTAATCTTCTAAATCGTTTAAACATAATATTTACCTCTTTTGGTTATAATCTTCGGATTTTAACAGTTTAAGGTTTAAAAATACAAATGAATATAATACAATCAAATATAGCAAATTTACCGACAAAATATGGAAAATTTAGAATAAAAGCTTATAAAGACGGACATCAAGAACATTTAGCGATAATGAGTCAAGATTTTGAAAATTTAGATGCTCCTTATGTGAGAATTCACTCAGAATGTCTTACTGGAGATACTTTAGGAAGTCTAAAATGTGACTGCCAAAGCCAATTGGATTTATCTTTAAAATTTATTGCGCAAAATGGCGGTTTGGTAATATACCATAGACAAGAAGGAAGAAACATAGGTTTAGTAAATAAAATAAATGCTTATGCTCTTCAAGATAAAGGACGAAACACTATTGAAGCAAATTTGGAATTAGGATTTGCCGAAGATGAAAGGGATTATAGTATTGTTGGATATATTTTTGATGATTTAAAAATCAAAAAATTGAAACTAATTACAAATAATCCTGAAAAAATAAAATATGTAGAGTCTTTAGGCGTTGAAATAGTTGAAAGAATTCCTGCAATTATAAAAGCAAATAAATATAATGAAGGTTATTTATTTACTAAAAAAGAGAAAATGGGACATCTACTTTAATGTTACAAAAGTTGCTTGAAGCAAATAATTTAAAATTTGAAGATAAATTTTATGAAGATTGTGAAGTTTTTGTAAAACTTCTTCAGCAATGGGGAACTATTCACAATCTTAGTGGAAGATTAACAAGAGATGATATTTATGAAAATATTTTGGACTCTTTATTTCCTTTAACTTTTATTGAAAAATATGAAAGTTTTGCTGATATTGGAACAGGAGCAGGGTATCCAGGACTTATTTTAGCGATAGCTTTAAGAGATACAAAAGCCTATTTAATTGAACCTAGAATAAAAAGAGTATCATTTTTAAATTTTGTAAAAGCAACTTTAAAACTTGATAATTTAGTGGTTTTATGTAATAGAGTAGAAGAGGTTAAAGATTTACAAGTTGATTTGATAACATCAAGAGCAGTTACAAATACTTCTTTACTTTTAGACATCACAAAAAATATAAAAAAGCCAAATAGTTCCTATCTTTTTTATAAAGGAAGTATGTTAGAAAGTGAACTTGAAAATGCAAAAGTTAATAATTATAAAATAGTAAATAAAAAAGATAGAAATTATTTATATATAAAAGGGTTAATATGATTTTAAAAGTATTAGGACTGGTAATAGTAGGATTTGTGATCTATTTTCTTTTTTTCAAAAAATCAAGACAAAATGATATAGCAAAAAAAGATAAAATGATTACAGATGATATGATAGAGTGCGAAAGTTGTAAAACTTATGTATCTTTGAATGAAGCAATATTAAGTAATGGAAAATTTTATTGCTCAAAAGATTGTTTGAATAAGTAGGTAATTATGTTAGTAATTGGTGATAAACTAATACCTTTTGAAAATATCTTTTTTATTAGTTCAATACAAGATATAAAAAATACAAAAGCAAATAGTACTTTAATATTTAATTATGATGAAGTTTTACTAAAATATGTTAGTGAAAATAGTATATCAAGTGCAGTTATTGTAACTTCAATAAAAGAAGCAATTTATGCAAATTGCTTAAGTGCAAAATACATAATAAGCAATCAAGATTTAGCAAAAGAGATACAAAAAATTGCAGATAATTATATGTTTGATTCAAAAAATCTAGCAATAATAAAATCAAATGATGAATTTGAACAAATAGCTAAAAATGAAATAGATGGTGTAATCTATGAATATTTGCTTGAGTTAAGTGATTCTTAGATAAAATAACCCCTTTTAAAGGAAAATAATGAAAGATATATTAGACACAATAATAGTTATTATGTTTGTTATTATGGTGGCTTTATTTATTATAAATTTCAACAAACAACAAATAAAAAAATATACAGATAAACTTGAAGAAAATGAAGAAAATAAAACTTCTAAAAAGGAACAAATAGATGAATAAACCATTATTAATTGAGATTGGTGTAGAAGAATTACCAGCAATTCCATTTTTAAATGAACTTCCAAATATTGAGAAAAAATGGAGTGATATTTTAGAAAAAAATAGATTATTATGTGATTTTGATTTTTTTTACACACCAAGAAGATTAGTACTATGGCATAGAGAATTCCAAGTAAAACAAGAAGATTCTACTATTGAACAATTTGGAGCACCTGTTAAAATAGCTTATAAAGATGGAGTTCCAACAGGAGCTGCTATTAGTTTTGCTGCTAAATTGGGAGTTGATGTAAGTGTTTTAGAAAAAAAAGATTTAGGAAAAGGTGAAGTTTTATATTTCAAACAAGAAGTTATTGGTAGTGAATCAAAAACTTTATTAAATGAAATGATAAACGAATTTGTAGCTTCTTTAAACTTTGGAAAATCTATGAGATGGGCAAGTAGAACTGATAGTTTTATTAGACCAATTAGAAGTTTATCTGTTCTTTTGGGTGAAGAGATTGTTGATGCTGAACTTTTTGGGGTTAAATCATCTAATTTCTCATTTGCTCATAGAATGGTTTCTTATGAACCATTTACTTACTCTTTTGCTGGAGATTATTTTTGTAAACTTGATAAAAGTGGAGTTATTTTATATCCAGATGAAAGAAGAAAAATCATCTTAGAACAGATGAAAAATATTGAGCAAAGACACAATATTAAAATAGAAATAGATACAGAATTACTTGAAGAAGTTGTAGCTATTACAGAGTATCCAACAGCTTTAATTGGAAAATTTGATGAAGAGTTTTTAGAGTTACCAGAAGAAGTAATCGTAACATCAATGAAAGAAAATCAAAGATATTTTGCAGTTTATAAAGATGGAAATCTAACAAATAATTTTATCGTTGTTTCAAATGCAAAAACTAATGATTTTGGATATATTATTCAAGGAAATGAAAAAGTTTTAAGACCAAGACTTGCTGATGCTATGTTTTTTTATAAAAATGATATTAAAAATGGTTTATCAAATGAGGGACTTAAAAAATTAGTGTTTGTTGAAGGTCTTGGTTCAATGTATGATAAATGTGAAAGAGAAGCAAAAATTGCTTCTTATTTAGCAAATACATTTGAAGTAAAAGAAAAAGAGTTAATTCAAAAAGCTGTTATGCTTTCAAAAGCTGATTTGATGAGTGAAATGGTTTATGAATTTACAGAACTTCAAGGTTTAATGGGATATTACTATGCAAAAATTGCAAAAGAGGATAATTTAGTATCCTTAGCACTAAAAGAGCAATATTTACCAACTGGTGAAGATTCAGAACTTCCTTCAAATGTATTTTCATCAATAGTTGCATTATCAAATAAATTAGATAATTTAATGGCATTATTTAGTGTTGGAAAAATACCAACAGGTTCAAAAGATCCATTTGGTCTTAGACGAGCAGCCGCTGGAATTGTAAAAATTGCAATGGAGCATAAACTTCCAATTGATTTATCAAAAATTATTGATGAATTATCAACTAACTATAAAAATTTAGATAAAAAAGTTTTAATAGAGTTTTTCAACGAAAGATTATTTAAGATATTTGAAGTAAACCCAACAGTTTTAAAAGCTGTTCTTGCAAGTGGTGAAACAGATATTTATAAAATTTCTCAAAAACTTTGTGCGCTTAATCCAATAGTTCAAAGTGATAATTTCAAAGATTACGTTGCAACATTTAAAAGAGTTGCAAATATCATAAAAGATGTTGATGTAAACTCTAAACTTTTAATTGATGAAAAACTTTTTGAAGATAAAGAAGAAAAAGAGTTATTTGCTAAATTTAATGAAGTTCAATCAAAAGCTTATAAAACATATGATGAAGAACTTGAAGCTTTATTTGCTTTAAAACCTGAACTTGATAATTTCTTTGATAATGTTTTTGTAAATCATGAAAATGAAAAAATAAAAACAAATAGAAAAAATCTTGTAGGAGTAATATATCAAGGGTTTAGAAAAATTGCTGATATTAAAGAGATAACAATATAAAACTAAAGGGAAATATTGAGAAATAGTTTCTTATTTTTAATTTTTATTATATCTTTATTTTTTTATGGTTGCTCTAATAAAATACCCACTCTAAATGAAAGGAAAGATTTAGCTTTTTCTATTATAAATGATAAAGATATTATTCAGAAAAATATAGAAACAGGCTCTTTTAATCTTTTTTCTTTTCAAAAAATATCGAATGAATGTAGAACTAATATAAAAATATATGTAGAAGGAGATGGCTTATCTTGGATTTCAAAAAGCATCATCTCTTCTAATCCTACACCAATAAATCCAATAGCTTTAAAATTAATGTTATCAGATAATAATTCTTGTAAAATATATTTAGCAAGACCTTGTCAATACATAACTTCAAATGGTTGCGAAGAAAAATATTGGACAAGCCACAGATTTAATACAAAAATTATTGAAAGTTATGAACACGTTTTAAATAATTTAAAAAAAGAGTATACAAATACTAAATTTGATTTAATCGGATATTCTGGTGGAGGGGCAATTGTAACACTTTTAGCTTCTTCTAGAAATGATGTAAATAGTATTACAACAATAGCTGGAAATTTGGATATTGAAGAATGGAGCAAAATACAAAAGATTTCCAGTTTAAATGGTTCTTTAAATCCAGCAAATTATTCAAAAGAATTAGAAAATATTAAACAAACTCATTTAATTGGAGAAAATGATAAAATCATTCCAAAAGATATATTTTTTTCTTATCAAAGTAAATTTAAAAATAAAGAAAATATAAAATATTTTATATATGATAGTACACATAATTGTTGTTGGGAAGATATCTATAGAAAGTACTTGTTAAATAACTAAATTTATAAACAAAGTGGAGCTGGTGAAGGGAGTCGAACCCCCGACCTGCTGATTACAAATCAGCTGCTCTAGCCAACTGAGCTACACCAGCGTTATAAATTAAGACTCGAATTATATAAATCTATAACTTAATTAAAACTTATAAAACAATTTAACTTTGGTTGCGGAAATAGGATTTGAACCTATGACCTTCGGGTTATGAGCCCGACGAGCTACCTAGCTGCTCTATTCCGCGATATAAAAATGATTTTCATTTTTGTGGATGGGGTAGAAGGATTCGAACCTTCGAGTGACGGTACCAAAAACCGTTGCCTTACCGCTTGGCGATACCCCAATTTAAGGAGTGTAATTATAATTAAATAGAGTTTTTTTGTCAAGTTGTTTTAGATTAAATTTTGAATTTTTTGATATAATCCTATAAAAATTTAATAAATATAAAGAAGTAAGAATGAATGCAATAAAAAGAGTACAAGAAGCTATAAAAGAGATTCAAAAAGGTAATATGGTAATAATGCTTGATGATGAAGACAGAGAAAATGAAGGTGATTTAGTTTATTCAGCTGCATTAAGTACACCAGAAATGGTAAATTTTATGGTAACACATGCAAAAGGATTAGTTTGTGTTTCTTTGCCGAAAGAAACAGCAGATAGATTAGAATTAAATCCTATGGTTACATCAAATACATCTTCTTATGAAACAGCATTTACAGTTTCAGTTGATGCAGCAAGTGCAGCTACTGGAATTAGTGCAATTGAGAGAGATGATACTATAAAAATATTGGCAAATCCAGTTTCAAAAACAAATGAATTAGTAAGACCAGGTCATATTTTCCCTTTGATTGCAAAAGATGGTGGAGTATTAGTTAGAACAGGTCATACAGAAGGAAGTGTTGATTTATGTAAACTTGCAGGTTTAAAAGGGGAAGCTGTTATTTGTGAAATTTTAAAAGAAGATGGAACAATGGCAAGACGAGATGATTTAGATATTTTTGCATTAAAACATAATTTAAAACAAGTATATATTTCTGATTTAGTTGAGTATAGATTATCTCATGAAAAGCTTGTTGAAGAAATTTCAAGTGTAAATAAAAAATTCTTTTCAAAAGATGTAATACAAAAAGAGTTTAAAGATCATTTAGAAAATATTCATACAGCAATTATTTTTGGTGAAATAAAAGAGATAAATCATATAAAATTTCATACGATTAGACCAGATATAAAAATGTTTTTAAATGATGATAAATTACATTCAATGTTAAAGACAATTAATTTTATGCAAGCAAAAGGTGGAATTTTGATATTCCTAAATAATGGGCGAAAAAATAGTGAGTTAGAAAAAAATTATGGAATAGGGGCTCAAATTTTAAACTCTTTAAATATAAAACAAATTAAACTTATGACAAGTGGAGGAAAACACTCTTTTGTTGGTTTACAAGGTTTTGGATTAGAAATAGTAGAAGAGATACAAATAGAAGGTTGATTTTAAAAAGGAGAAGTTTTTTAACTTCTCCTTTTTTTATAGATTTGGTCCAGCAGCAGTAAAATCGTATTCACTTTCTAATGTTAAATACTTTTTAAAGTTTTCAATATACATTGAAGCTAGTTTAGTTTTTGTTTCATCATAAGAAGATTTATCTTGCCAAGTATTTCTTGGATTTAAAACTTCAGTATCTACGCCTTTTAGTGTTTTTGGAATAGACAAGTTAAATATTGACATAGTTTCAAATTCAGAATCTTCAATTGAACCATCTAAAATAGCATTGATACAAGCTCTAGTGTTTTTTATACTCATTCTTTTTCCAACACCATATGCACCACCAGTCCATCCTGTGTTTACTAAATAAACATTTACATTATGTTTGTCTATTTTTTTACCTAATAACTCAGCATAAACAGTTGGGTTTAAAGGTAAAAAAGCTTCACCAAAACAAGATGAGAATGTAGCTATTGGTTCATTAATTCCTCTTTCTGT from Arcobacter lacus harbors:
- the glyS gene encoding glycine--tRNA ligase subunit beta produces the protein MNKPLLIEIGVEELPAIPFLNELPNIEKKWSDILEKNRLLCDFDFFYTPRRLVLWHREFQVKQEDSTIEQFGAPVKIAYKDGVPTGAAISFAAKLGVDVSVLEKKDLGKGEVLYFKQEVIGSESKTLLNEMINEFVASLNFGKSMRWASRTDSFIRPIRSLSVLLGEEIVDAELFGVKSSNFSFAHRMVSYEPFTYSFAGDYFCKLDKSGVILYPDERRKIILEQMKNIEQRHNIKIEIDTELLEEVVAITEYPTALIGKFDEEFLELPEEVIVTSMKENQRYFAVYKDGNLTNNFIVVSNAKTNDFGYIIQGNEKVLRPRLADAMFFYKNDIKNGLSNEGLKKLVFVEGLGSMYDKCEREAKIASYLANTFEVKEKELIQKAVMLSKADLMSEMVYEFTELQGLMGYYYAKIAKEDNLVSLALKEQYLPTGEDSELPSNVFSSIVALSNKLDNLMALFSVGKIPTGSKDPFGLRRAAAGIVKIAMEHKLPIDLSKIIDELSTNYKNLDKKVLIEFFNERLFKIFEVNPTVLKAVLASGETDIYKISQKLCALNPIVQSDNFKDYVATFKRVANIIKDVDVNSKLLIDEKLFEDKEEKELFAKFNEVQSKAYKTYDEELEALFALKPELDNFFDNVFVNHENEKIKTNRKNLVGVIYQGFRKIADIKEITI
- the rsmG gene encoding 16S rRNA (guanine(527)-N(7))-methyltransferase RsmG, giving the protein MLQKLLEANNLKFEDKFYEDCEVFVKLLQQWGTIHNLSGRLTRDDIYENILDSLFPLTFIEKYESFADIGTGAGYPGLILAIALRDTKAYLIEPRIKRVSFLNFVKATLKLDNLVVLCNRVEEVKDLQVDLITSRAVTNTSLLLDITKNIKKPNSSYLFYKGSMLESELENAKVNNYKIVNKKDRNYLYIKGLI
- the ribA gene encoding GTP cyclohydrolase II, translating into MNIIQSNIANLPTKYGKFRIKAYKDGHQEHLAIMSQDFENLDAPYVRIHSECLTGDTLGSLKCDCQSQLDLSLKFIAQNGGLVIYHRQEGRNIGLVNKINAYALQDKGRNTIEANLELGFAEDERDYSIVGYIFDDLKIKKLKLITNNPEKIKYVESLGVEIVERIPAIIKANKYNEGYLFTKKEKMGHLL
- a CDS encoding bifunctional 3,4-dihydroxy-2-butanone 4-phosphate synthase/GTP cyclohydrolase II yields the protein MNAIKRVQEAIKEIQKGNMVIMLDDEDRENEGDLVYSAALSTPEMVNFMVTHAKGLVCVSLPKETADRLELNPMVTSNTSSYETAFTVSVDAASAATGISAIERDDTIKILANPVSKTNELVRPGHIFPLIAKDGGVLVRTGHTEGSVDLCKLAGLKGEAVICEILKEDGTMARRDDLDIFALKHNLKQVYISDLVEYRLSHEKLVEEISSVNKKFFSKDVIQKEFKDHLENIHTAIIFGEIKEINHIKFHTIRPDIKMFLNDDKLHSMLKTINFMQAKGGILIFLNNGRKNSELEKNYGIGAQILNSLNIKQIKLMTSGGKHSFVGLQGFGLEIVEEIQIEG
- a CDS encoding alpha/beta hydrolase, translated to MRNSFLFLIFIISLFFYGCSNKIPTLNERKDLAFSIINDKDIIQKNIETGSFNLFSFQKISNECRTNIKIYVEGDGLSWISKSIISSNPTPINPIALKLMLSDNNSCKIYLARPCQYITSNGCEEKYWTSHRFNTKIIESYEHVLNNLKKEYTNTKFDLIGYSGGGAIVTLLASSRNDVNSITTIAGNLDIEEWSKIQKISSLNGSLNPANYSKELENIKQTHLIGENDKIIPKDIFFSYQSKFKNKENIKYFIYDSTHNCCWEDIYRKYLLNN
- a CDS encoding PP0621 family protein, translating into MILKVLGLVIVGFVIYFLFFKKSRQNDIAKKDKMITDDMIECESCKTYVSLNEAILSNGKFYCSKDCLNK
- the hemB gene encoding porphobilinogen synthase, whose product is MFKRFRRLRINETLRNLVQETVLTPEDFIYPLFVKEGKGIKTEVASMPGVYQMSLDEILKECEYLHSINLKSIILFGIPDVKDSVGSECLCEESIIARTIKAIKAKFPDMFIVTDLCFCEYTDHGHCGILDPKTQTVDNDKTLEISAQQALVHARAGADMIAPSGMMDGIITTLRTTLDNNGFKDLPIMAYSTKFASGYYGPFRDVAESTPSFGDRRSYQMNPANRLEAIEESLEDEKEGADILMVKPALAFLDVIRDIRNETNLPLCAYNVSGEYAMLKHAGLAGLIDYERVMMETMIAFKRAGANIIITYHAKEVCEILRKK
- the argF gene encoding ornithine carbamoyltransferase → MRHFLTLTDFTKDEILEILTLAKQIKEETKRREFKDYMPKKVLAMIFEKSSTRTRVSFETGIYQLGGIGLFLSSNDIQLGRGEPMSDTSRVISRMADMVMIRTFEQSKIEEFAKYSKVPVINGLTNEYHPVQLMADYMTIQEAGLEKDLVVAYVGDGNNMAHSWLNLAAKLGFELRIATPKGYEVDKNILNNALEMAKISGAKIIIGNDPKTAIKDSTVVTTDTWVSMGQEDEKEKRIKDFAGYMIDADMMKLAQEKAIFLHCLPAYRGYEVTNEVMESSQSLIFEEAENRLHAQKGVMVWLDRKRDEK